One genomic region from Natrinema caseinilyticum encodes:
- a CDS encoding glycosyltransferase family 39 protein, producing MIHRTEQTADVVVTTARLLVTFYLAAIVLAGTGTVGFDGVLDLRLLFWPTLVIGTIGVITRYRLLAWAARAYDRARLTRWRRSWDRSGVARILSLLTRNLALALAVLAVGALAGSRVPFYVDLDLLSWLVIATLAVTLVVRQDRTAAITARVGSLVLVCSALLASVFDPVRSALGVKFYVLTGLFAAVTVWKARDRISGRDRGSVWSTRRGGRIPRLGGWRSSRIGLAVLLVLAVAVYFYRLGALHLFGDEYQVVSAAAGYYHTGEFYSWNWIAERPTDTLYDRAWPHTVMIAVSYAVFGTSEWASRLPSAMAGVVFVPLSYAVFTYFTERRWVGLFSTGALLLYPATIDLFRWARMYAILIPLSLLLTYLVYRSLTEGNTVDFHDERINAFVDTWFDFNLKIGALTLLVLYFAFHVHVNSLFVLAGAYLFVLYRLVTTDERKYATASIVGAGGLIAVTAIVRFTDRLEFLSNFLSFFGRDNTVYVEYLLQFPVEVSLGVVLYVIGFVGVHLLGDPAVRAKLTYLYLLSTFSLVFLVYVGDRYASFAYIVHVVPIAVVLVVFGFVTFVSAFDSRAIRTLLIGLLAVTVLVPFAPVVGESTARDLYVDDAQDFTTAYGTIEENYEPEDEAVFGQYLRSYYLKDLDRDATIVSMEHNQAYTPAEFHRDLSAYESGWITWETRKSYHVHPEIREYVDENFEHYHGDGVDETGVEVYYFNESMIEGDRAA from the coding sequence GTGATACATCGAACGGAACAGACGGCGGACGTCGTCGTGACGACGGCGCGGCTACTCGTCACGTTCTATCTTGCAGCCATCGTCCTCGCGGGAACCGGGACGGTCGGTTTCGATGGCGTCCTCGATCTCCGACTCCTGTTCTGGCCGACGCTCGTCATCGGCACCATCGGCGTCATCACACGGTATCGACTGCTGGCGTGGGCTGCTCGCGCGTACGACCGCGCCCGCCTCACCAGGTGGCGCCGATCCTGGGACCGGTCCGGAGTGGCGCGGATCCTTTCGCTTCTAACCCGAAATCTGGCTCTCGCCCTCGCCGTCCTCGCTGTCGGTGCACTCGCCGGTTCTCGGGTGCCGTTCTACGTCGATCTCGATCTCCTCTCGTGGCTCGTGATAGCCACGCTCGCGGTGACGCTCGTCGTCAGACAGGACCGGACCGCGGCAATCACGGCTCGAGTCGGGTCCCTCGTGCTGGTCTGTTCGGCGCTCCTGGCTTCCGTCTTCGACCCCGTTCGATCTGCCCTCGGAGTGAAATTCTACGTCCTCACCGGACTCTTCGCGGCCGTCACCGTCTGGAAGGCTCGAGATCGGATTTCTGGTCGCGATAGGGGGTCCGTGTGGTCGACTCGGCGTGGCGGTCGAATTCCCCGGTTAGGCGGGTGGAGGTCGTCTCGAATCGGACTGGCGGTGCTGCTCGTGCTTGCCGTGGCCGTCTACTTCTATCGACTGGGGGCATTGCACCTCTTCGGTGACGAGTACCAGGTCGTCTCTGCAGCAGCCGGGTACTACCACACCGGCGAATTTTATTCGTGGAATTGGATCGCAGAGAGGCCGACGGACACGCTCTACGACAGGGCGTGGCCCCACACGGTGATGATCGCCGTGTCGTACGCGGTCTTCGGCACCTCCGAATGGGCGTCGCGACTTCCCTCGGCGATGGCCGGCGTCGTCTTCGTTCCGCTCTCGTACGCCGTCTTCACGTACTTCACCGAGCGGCGCTGGGTCGGGCTCTTCTCGACCGGTGCCCTGCTACTGTATCCCGCGACGATCGATCTCTTCAGATGGGCTCGAATGTACGCTATTTTGATCCCGTTGTCGCTCCTCCTCACCTATCTCGTCTATCGATCGCTCACAGAGGGAAACACCGTCGACTTTCACGACGAACGAATAAACGCGTTCGTCGATACCTGGTTCGACTTCAATCTCAAAATCGGCGCACTGACGCTCCTCGTCCTCTACTTCGCCTTCCACGTCCACGTCAACTCGCTCTTCGTGCTCGCCGGCGCGTACCTCTTCGTCCTCTATCGACTCGTGACAACGGACGAGCGGAAGTACGCGACAGCGTCCATCGTCGGCGCGGGAGGGCTGATTGCCGTGACGGCGATCGTTCGCTTCACCGACCGCCTCGAGTTCCTGTCGAACTTTCTGTCGTTTTTCGGCCGTGACAATACCGTCTACGTGGAGTACCTGCTTCAGTTCCCGGTCGAGGTGTCGCTCGGAGTCGTTCTCTACGTGATCGGCTTCGTCGGCGTTCACCTGCTCGGTGATCCGGCCGTCCGGGCGAAATTGACGTATCTGTACCTACTGAGTACGTTCTCGCTAGTCTTTCTGGTCTATGTCGGTGATCGATACGCCAGCTTCGCCTACATCGTCCACGTGGTTCCGATCGCGGTGGTACTCGTCGTGTTCGGGTTCGTGACGTTCGTTTCGGCGTTCGACTCGAGGGCGATCCGCACCCTCTTGATCGGGTTACTCGCGGTCACCGTTCTCGTCCCGTTCGCTCCGGTCGTCGGAGAATCCACCGCCCGTGACCTCTACGTCGACGACGCTCAAGATTTCACGACGGCATACGGGACGATCGAAGAGAACTACGAACCGGAGGACGAGGCCGTGTTCGGTCAGTATCTCCGCAGCTACTATCTCAAGGATCTCGACCGCGATGCGACGATCGTGAGCATGGAGCACAATCAGGCGTATACGCCGGCGGAGTTTCACCGCGACCTCTCGGCGTACGAATCGGGGTGGATCACGTGGGAGACGAGAAAGAGCTATCACGTCCATCCCGAGATCCGGGAGTACGTCGACGAGAACTTCGAACACTATCACGGGGACGGCGTGGACGAGACCGGCGTCGAGGTCTATTACTTTAACGAGAGTATGATCGAGGGGGACCGTGCGGCGTAA
- a CDS encoding oligosaccharide flippase family protein produces the protein MSEEREDPGTVTDALETVASGGMLVVGSKVVALGFGFLTQLVMARLLLPEAYGSVALALAVISVATMIAMLGLDEGVTRKVPEYEDDHSRTRGVVRAGLRLGAVSSLAVAAAIVLSAPTIGARIFGDPSLTVLLRIGALSIPFMVVGQIALKVTRGFRSARPYAYVYQVLRPAARLVFIGLFVGAGFGAVGAVAGQMAALVVMGIVGLAYTYRLLPSWRDVSPAGMDRTVLAFSLPLMVTVGMDYLIAYTDTFVIGYLLTADDVGIYNISFQLRGGIVTAVVASGFLLPPVLTRLQVNEQMRELRVVYRVITKWVVFLTLPVFLAVFVFPQGILVTLFGGGYAEGGPALQVLGLGAIASAAMGSTSQSLIGLGKNRTVLYTTGLSAIVNVVLNVVLIPLLGILGAAIASTTAIVLKHTANVTVLYRNFGIVPLSRGGVTASAVCLLSSGVAYLLITAIQLPAAIVSPAWLILYPLLFLRFGGVTPEDKRFVKQIEDRTGRQFPRPRDSLDTSE, from the coding sequence ATGAGTGAGGAACGCGAGGACCCGGGGACGGTCACTGACGCTCTCGAGACGGTCGCCTCCGGCGGGATGCTCGTGGTAGGAAGCAAAGTCGTTGCACTCGGATTCGGATTCCTGACGCAACTGGTGATGGCCAGATTGCTCCTGCCGGAGGCCTACGGGAGCGTCGCACTGGCGCTCGCGGTTATTTCGGTCGCCACTATGATCGCGATGTTGGGCCTCGACGAGGGGGTGACGCGGAAGGTCCCCGAATACGAAGATGACCACTCTCGAACCCGCGGTGTCGTCCGGGCGGGTCTTCGTCTCGGTGCCGTTTCGTCTCTCGCCGTCGCTGCGGCGATCGTTCTCTCCGCACCGACGATCGGCGCCAGGATCTTTGGCGATCCGTCGCTCACCGTCCTGCTCCGGATCGGCGCCCTGAGCATTCCGTTCATGGTCGTCGGCCAGATCGCCCTCAAGGTGACGCGCGGGTTTCGGTCCGCCCGCCCCTACGCCTACGTGTATCAGGTCCTGCGACCGGCCGCTCGGCTCGTCTTCATCGGTCTCTTCGTGGGCGCGGGATTCGGCGCAGTCGGTGCAGTTGCCGGACAGATGGCCGCGCTGGTCGTGATGGGTATCGTGGGACTCGCCTATACCTACCGGCTGCTCCCGTCGTGGCGTGACGTCTCACCGGCGGGGATGGATCGCACCGTCCTCGCGTTCTCGCTCCCGCTGATGGTTACGGTCGGGATGGACTATCTCATCGCATACACCGACACGTTCGTCATCGGGTACCTCCTCACCGCCGATGATGTCGGTATCTATAACATTTCGTTTCAGTTGCGCGGCGGCATCGTTACCGCTGTGGTAGCGAGCGGCTTCCTCCTTCCCCCGGTGTTGACGCGACTCCAGGTTAACGAGCAGATGAGAGAACTTCGTGTCGTGTACCGGGTCATCACGAAGTGGGTCGTCTTCCTCACACTCCCGGTCTTTCTCGCGGTGTTCGTGTTCCCCCAGGGAATTCTCGTGACGCTCTTCGGCGGCGGATACGCCGAAGGCGGACCGGCGCTGCAGGTTCTGGGGCTCGGCGCGATCGCGTCCGCTGCGATGGGCTCGACCAGTCAGTCGTTGATCGGGCTGGGAAAGAACCGGACCGTTCTCTACACGACCGGGTTATCGGCGATCGTCAACGTGGTACTCAACGTCGTGTTGATCCCGCTCCTCGGTATTCTGGGCGCCGCGATCGCGTCCACGACTGCGATCGTCCTGAAACACACCGCAAACGTTACTGTTCTCTACAGGAATTTCGGGATCGTTCCCCTCTCGCGCGGAGGTGTAACTGCTAGTGCTGTTTGTTTACTCTCGAGCGGTGTCGCTTACCTGTTGATCACCGCTATCCAACTGCCGGCTGCGATCGTTTCCCCCGCCTGGCTCATCTTGTATCCGCTACTATTCCTGCGGTTCGGTGGAGTCACACCGGAAGACAAACGCTTCGTGAAACAAATTGAAGATCGCACAGGGCGGCAGTTTCCGCGGCCCAGAGACTCTCTTGACACTTCCGAGTAG
- a CDS encoding helix-turn-helix domain-containing protein yields the protein MSRETHVVGLSDAERTTLEWFVPTGHRKAEDITRDRILLKADEGLTDAQICEYLGCSIGTPHNARKNHCERGPAAIHRREYDRKMDGKAEAHSSDLPVANHQKDTPAGRFTSLPTNS from the coding sequence ATGAGTAGAGAGACACACGTTGTTGGACTCTCTGACGCAGAACGCACAACACTCGAGTGGTTCGTTCCGACCGGTCACCGCAAGGCCGAAGATATCACTCGAGATCGTATCCTCCTGAAGGCTGACGAGGGGCTCACAGATGCCCAAATCTGTGAGTACCTCGGCTGTTCGATCGGGACGCCTCACAACGCACGCAAAAATCACTGTGAGCGAGGGCCCGCGGCGATTCATCGCCGTGAGTACGACCGTAAGATGGACGGGAAAGCCGAAGCTCACTCATCCGACTTGCCTGTAGCGAACCACCAGAAGGACACGCCCGCTGGACGCTTCACCTCCTTGCCGACGAACTCGTGA
- a CDS encoding glycosyltransferase family 2 protein — MAQVSVVLPTYNRADIIDRAIESVLSQSYEDFELLIIDDCSTDRTVDVVKKYTDPRITLIRHDENKGGGAARNTGIQNAAGDYIAFIDSDDSWAPDKLEKQINRFENLAQDIGVVYTGIYVVEGDRKTPEKYSMISGDIFEKQLIKDHIPPTSAIMARTACFSEVGLFDVHLPARQDYDMWLRIAEEFNFEYVKERLVTIYRDRTDRISGDIEKLVKAEKRLLEKKRLRYDIEKLDTVTAQHYLSIARRAYVYGQFTTAKRYSRKSLQNRPTLVAGAIYFLSNLEIDRNNVVVDKIIDTIR, encoded by the coding sequence ATGGCTCAGGTCAGCGTAGTACTGCCTACGTATAATAGAGCGGACATAATCGACCGGGCGATTGAGAGTGTTCTTTCACAAAGTTATGAAGATTTCGAGCTGTTAATTATCGATGACTGCTCTACCGACCGAACCGTAGATGTTGTTAAGAAGTACACTGACCCGAGAATAACGCTAATCCGGCACGACGAAAACAAAGGAGGAGGAGCAGCTAGAAACACCGGCATTCAAAACGCCGCAGGGGATTATATCGCATTTATTGATAGTGATGATTCTTGGGCTCCAGACAAATTGGAAAAGCAGATAAATCGATTCGAAAATCTTGCTCAAGATATCGGCGTCGTTTACACTGGTATATATGTCGTCGAAGGTGATCGGAAAACACCCGAAAAGTATTCGATGATTAGTGGGGACATATTTGAGAAACAATTGATAAAGGATCATATACCGCCCACCTCCGCAATAATGGCTCGAACAGCTTGTTTTTCCGAAGTGGGTCTCTTTGATGTCCATCTTCCGGCGCGTCAAGACTATGACATGTGGCTACGAATTGCAGAGGAGTTTAATTTCGAATACGTCAAGGAACGACTCGTAACCATCTATCGTGACCGAACTGATCGTATAAGTGGAGATATTGAGAAACTGGTGAAAGCCGAGAAGCGACTCTTAGAGAAGAAAAGGCTCAGATATGACATAGAAAAGTTGGATACTGTCACCGCACAGCATTACCTAAGCATCGCTCGTCGTGCGTATGTTTACGGTCAATTCACGACAGCGAAACGGTATTCTCGGAAGTCTCTCCAAAACCGTCCGACTCTCGTTGCCGGTGCTATCTATTTCCTCTCAAATCTCGAAATTGATAGAAATAATGTTGTTGTCGACAAGATCATCGACACCATCAGGTAA
- a CDS encoding class I SAM-dependent methyltransferase: protein MNTINRSIEILREEGVASFINLAGTHILNRIRPVWYGLGSGRECSICGWKGSRFLPFGVENRPDAKCPHCSSKERHRLIWEYFSQEYMFEGSIDLLYFAPNKALEQRMRNKDSITVTTTDLMQEGVNVKADITELPFDDISFDIIICSHVLEHVPSDTIALKELYRVLRTGGEAIILVPQNRDRDKTYEDPSITTEEGREEAFGQSDHVRWYGRDVQEIISSAGFDVSIIDYIEQLDESYINRHRLRESDKWIHSPTRIFRCPKRTE, encoded by the coding sequence ATGAATACCATCAATAGATCGATAGAGATACTCCGCGAAGAAGGTGTCGCGAGTTTTATTAACTTGGCGGGGACACATATACTTAACAGGATTCGACCGGTTTGGTATGGCCTTGGGTCCGGACGGGAGTGTTCTATTTGTGGCTGGAAAGGTTCTCGATTTCTGCCATTTGGAGTAGAAAACCGTCCGGATGCTAAATGCCCACACTGCAGTTCGAAGGAACGCCACCGCCTTATTTGGGAATATTTTTCTCAAGAATACATGTTTGAAGGCAGCATAGATCTGCTCTATTTTGCCCCCAATAAAGCGCTTGAACAAAGGATGAGGAATAAAGATTCTATAACTGTAACAACAACCGATTTGATGCAAGAAGGTGTGAATGTCAAAGCAGACATCACTGAATTGCCGTTTGATGACATTTCGTTTGACATTATCATATGCTCACATGTGCTCGAACACGTTCCCAGCGATACTATAGCTCTGAAGGAACTGTACCGCGTTCTTCGGACAGGAGGCGAAGCAATCATCCTCGTACCGCAAAATCGAGACCGTGACAAGACCTACGAAGACCCATCGATCACGACTGAAGAAGGTCGTGAAGAAGCATTTGGTCAAAGCGACCATGTCCGATGGTATGGAAGGGACGTCCAAGAAATTATCAGTTCAGCAGGTTTTGATGTGTCTATAATCGATTATATAGAGCAGTTAGATGAGTCCTATATTAACAGACATCGCCTCAGAGAAAGCGACAAGTGGATCCATAGCCCTACTCGAATATTCCGGTGTCCAAAACGAACAGAGTGA
- a CDS encoding FkbM family methyltransferase, with the protein MVLLVRTREQRMLSSIKQIAHRIGIAPYLETPYSLVIQRPYWWMRRRFGSRPLTRTIDSVEATFVAEHAADANYYQLDSERLILEDLLAEVRETDVFFDVGANIGIYSCFLSQKLTEGEVIAFEPSPPAYEKLERNAAVNGGTVRQFPVALSDVNDEVEFAVDRNDSQAQMSTLNTATRGSDYDIRTVSAKRADDFVRERGLPLPTVVKIDVEGTEYDVLRWMTDALDATRAKRRQVKISISAIIIFPWLVIMSHEYHQ; encoded by the coding sequence ATGGTTCTGCTTGTACGAACCAGAGAGCAACGGATGTTATCGTCGATCAAGCAAATAGCACACCGCATCGGTATCGCTCCGTACCTCGAGACGCCGTACTCGCTGGTGATTCAGCGCCCATACTGGTGGATGCGGAGACGGTTCGGATCGCGTCCGCTGACCCGAACGATCGACAGTGTCGAAGCGACCTTCGTCGCCGAACACGCGGCGGACGCAAATTACTACCAACTGGATAGCGAACGGCTGATTCTCGAGGATCTCCTCGCCGAGGTACGGGAAACGGACGTCTTCTTCGATGTCGGCGCCAATATCGGTATCTACTCCTGTTTCCTGAGTCAGAAGCTCACCGAGGGAGAGGTCATCGCGTTCGAACCATCGCCGCCCGCGTACGAAAAGCTCGAGCGCAACGCGGCGGTCAACGGCGGAACGGTTCGGCAGTTTCCGGTGGCACTCTCGGATGTCAACGACGAAGTCGAGTTTGCAGTCGATCGGAACGACAGTCAGGCACAGATGTCGACGTTGAATACGGCAACTCGCGGGTCGGACTACGATATCCGGACCGTTTCGGCAAAACGAGCGGACGACTTCGTTCGTGAACGCGGGTTACCGCTGCCGACCGTCGTGAAGATCGACGTCGAAGGAACAGAGTACGACGTCTTGCGCTGGATGACCGACGCGCTGGACGCGACCCGGGCCAAACGACGACAGGTGAAGATTTCGATTAGTGCGATAATCATATTCCCTTGGTTGGTGATAATGTCACATGAATACCATCAATAG
- a CDS encoding glycosyltransferase family 39 protein codes for MSETVARYLLAVIIGVVVLETAGEVRTGVPLGWATLACVGAFALAIGLGQFAPESEDESAGSTASKRLLSARGVTVVLVGLLIVGGLLRADSLGAQSFWFDEAISANAAIAVLEKGTPTFPSEYTYWRAFPHTLLMAASMALLGGGEAAARLPSVVFGLATIATTYWLGREVGTERIGLLAAALVTVATWEIAWSRQARMYQQFQFLYTLTLVLLLTVERTRPIEKRTVVALVAVGTGAALTHRVGFILLPIAVVYLGSIGVADRRLSVGTLGGALVASLMLVIAVIRPTGGFPRLLVDLLSTDTAYGAAYVDWLSSEFSGVFYLGVIGAAVTFYRGWTRAGIALVLAVVPPAWVLSASTDLFATRYLYFAVPVLFVWAAVTVDFAAIGTVDRVASSAPRRWVSERVGVESADELIRAGAACTVAVGLVTVLVFGGGFTVAPQSHYELGVNAPQPEFAGAYEYVNDHREPGDVIVAGWTAPGLYYAGGVDYWLAHPLLGQERDWTVNGVDRYAGAEPIRTARSLEAVIETHDRGWVVLDAVVMRRLDDETVAVLERRASLEASYGELYVYAWDNTAATGG; via the coding sequence ATGAGCGAAACTGTCGCTCGGTATCTCCTAGCGGTGATTATCGGCGTGGTGGTGCTCGAGACCGCCGGTGAGGTCCGGACAGGCGTTCCGCTCGGATGGGCGACGCTCGCCTGTGTCGGTGCGTTCGCGTTGGCAATCGGTCTGGGGCAGTTCGCCCCCGAGTCCGAAGACGAGTCGGCGGGCTCGACCGCGTCGAAACGACTGTTGTCGGCGCGGGGCGTCACAGTGGTGTTGGTCGGCCTCCTCATCGTCGGCGGTCTCCTCCGGGCGGACTCGCTCGGCGCCCAGAGTTTCTGGTTCGACGAGGCGATTTCGGCCAACGCCGCCATCGCCGTGCTCGAGAAAGGAACGCCGACCTTTCCGTCGGAATACACCTACTGGCGAGCGTTTCCACACACTCTCCTGATGGCCGCCTCGATGGCGCTTCTCGGTGGTGGCGAGGCGGCTGCACGGCTCCCGTCGGTCGTCTTTGGGCTGGCGACCATCGCCACGACCTACTGGCTCGGTCGCGAGGTGGGGACCGAGCGTATCGGCTTGCTCGCGGCCGCACTCGTCACCGTCGCGACCTGGGAAATCGCCTGGAGTCGACAGGCGCGAATGTACCAGCAGTTCCAGTTCCTGTACACGCTCACGCTGGTCTTGCTTCTGACGGTCGAACGGACGCGCCCCATCGAGAAGCGAACGGTCGTGGCGCTCGTCGCCGTCGGAACGGGAGCCGCGTTGACACACCGGGTCGGGTTCATCCTTCTGCCGATTGCGGTCGTCTATCTCGGATCGATCGGCGTCGCCGACCGTCGTCTCTCGGTCGGAACGCTGGGAGGGGCACTCGTTGCATCGCTGATGCTCGTGATCGCGGTTATTCGGCCGACCGGCGGCTTCCCTCGCCTACTGGTCGACCTCCTCTCGACCGATACGGCGTACGGGGCTGCCTACGTCGACTGGCTCAGTTCCGAGTTTTCGGGAGTGTTTTACCTGGGTGTGATCGGTGCCGCCGTGACGTTCTACCGCGGCTGGACGCGGGCCGGTATCGCCCTCGTGCTCGCTGTCGTTCCCCCAGCGTGGGTACTCAGCGCCTCCACCGACCTGTTCGCCACGCGGTATCTCTATTTCGCAGTCCCCGTACTTTTCGTCTGGGCCGCGGTGACCGTCGATTTCGCGGCGATCGGTACTGTCGACCGGGTGGCATCGAGCGCGCCCCGACGATGGGTGAGCGAGAGGGTCGGCGTCGAGAGCGCCGACGAACTGATCCGGGCTGGGGCCGCGTGTACTGTGGCGGTCGGTCTCGTCACTGTACTGGTGTTCGGCGGCGGCTTTACCGTCGCACCACAGTCTCACTACGAACTCGGCGTGAACGCACCGCAACCGGAGTTCGCTGGCGCGTACGAGTACGTGAACGACCACCGAGAACCCGGCGACGTCATCGTCGCCGGGTGGACTGCACCCGGACTGTACTACGCAGGGGGCGTGGACTACTGGTTGGCCCACCCGCTCCTGGGCCAGGAACGCGACTGGACGGTAAACGGCGTCGATCGGTACGCGGGGGCCGAACCGATCCGAACAGCGAGATCGCTCGAGGCGGTGATCGAAACGCACGATCGCGGATGGGTCGTCCTGGACGCGGTCGTGATGCGGCGGTTAGATGACGAGACAGTCGCCGTTCTCGAACGGCGCGCGAGCCTCGAAGCCAGCTACGGTGAGTTGTACGTCTACGCGTGGGACAACACTGCGGCCACCGGCGGATAA
- a CDS encoding NAD-dependent epimerase/dehydratase family protein, whose protein sequence is MKVLVTGGAGFVGSHIAEQLLEQGHHVVTLDALDSYYDPAIKRRNLQRCSDAGGEHFTFVEGSITDERTVRETIAGHDVDVIYHKAAQAGVRKSVENPRKPHRINTTGLITVLQAAADHGVDRLVNASSSSVYGDAASLPYEEDDRLRPRSPYAVTKLMGEHYCRVWHDIYDVPTVSLRYFTVYGPRMRPNMAITNFTARCLEGEPMEIYGDGCQSRDFTHIDDVVDANLALLETDAADGEVLNIGSGDNITIVDLAEHIAEATDSEFALEYTAPATADARHTHADVSKARASIDYEPSVSIREGVSSFVDWYRRNREWYEPLVSQS, encoded by the coding sequence ATGAAGGTACTCGTCACCGGCGGTGCGGGGTTCGTCGGCTCGCACATCGCCGAACAGCTACTCGAGCAGGGACACCACGTCGTCACGCTGGACGCCCTCGATTCGTACTACGATCCGGCGATCAAGCGACGGAACCTGCAGCGGTGTTCCGACGCGGGTGGTGAACACTTTACCTTCGTCGAGGGGTCGATCACCGACGAACGAACGGTCCGCGAAACCATCGCGGGTCACGACGTAGACGTGATCTATCACAAGGCCGCACAGGCCGGCGTCCGCAAGAGCGTCGAAAACCCTCGAAAGCCCCACCGGATCAATACGACCGGCCTAATAACGGTGTTGCAGGCTGCGGCCGACCACGGTGTCGACCGACTCGTCAACGCGTCATCGTCTTCCGTCTACGGCGACGCTGCCAGCCTTCCCTACGAGGAAGACGACCGGCTCCGACCCCGGAGTCCGTACGCCGTCACGAAGCTGATGGGGGAACACTACTGCCGCGTCTGGCACGATATCTACGACGTTCCGACGGTGAGTTTGCGGTACTTCACCGTGTACGGCCCGCGGATGAGACCCAACATGGCGATCACGAATTTCACCGCCCGATGTCTCGAGGGCGAGCCGATGGAGATCTACGGTGATGGATGTCAGAGCCGCGATTTCACCCACATCGACGACGTCGTCGACGCCAACCTCGCACTCCTCGAGACGGATGCTGCCGACGGCGAAGTGTTGAACATCGGCTCGGGCGACAACATTACGATCGTCGACCTGGCCGAACACATCGCCGAGGCGACGGACAGCGAGTTCGCCCTCGAATACACCGCTCCGGCGACGGCAGACGCACGCCATACCCATGCTGACGTCTCGAAGGCCAGGGCGTCGATCGACTACGAGCCGTCGGTGTCGATTCGAGAGGGCGTCTCGTCGTTCGTCGACTGGTATCGGCGGAACCGCGAGTGGTACGAGCCCCTCGTCAGTCAGTCCTGA
- a CDS encoding winged helix DNA-binding protein has protein sequence MRPVDEHILETMRDEGNLTPQAVKNFGVCSRSHASVRLSKLTEYGLVDRIAQGLYRLTDDGRAFLNEELDAGALEPKTE, from the coding sequence ATGCGTCCGGTCGACGAGCACATCCTGGAAACGATGCGAGATGAGGGAAATTTGACACCGCAGGCGGTCAAGAACTTCGGCGTCTGTTCCCGGAGTCACGCCAGCGTACGACTTTCGAAACTGACGGAGTACGGACTGGTCGATCGGATCGCGCAGGGGCTCTACCGGCTCACTGACGATGGGCGAGCGTTTCTCAACGAAGAACTCGACGCCGGCGCACTCGAGCCGAAAACGGAGTAA